TCAGCGACTACGAACAGGGCTTTGCCCTGATGCTGGAAGGACGCTGCGGGAAGGTGGTCTGTGACTGGAGTGAACGGGCATGAGCGCTGCGCAGGACCGATTGAAACTCGAACTAAAACAGATTCAGGCTGACGGCCTGTACAAAACCGAGCGGGTGATCAGCACCCCGCAGCGCGTCGCCATTGTGGCTGACGGCCAGGAGGTGTTGAATTTCTGCGCCAACAACTATCTCGGGCTAGCCGACCATCCCGAGGTGATTGCGGCAGCCCACCAGGCGCTGGACGAGCACGGATTCGGTCTGGCCTCCGTCAGGTTTATCTGCGGGACCCAGGATCTTCACAAGCAGCTTGAGCGGCAGATCAGCGAGTTTTTTGGCACCGAGGACACCATCCTCTATCCCTCGTGCTTCGACGCTAACGGCGGGCTTTTCGAAACAATTCTGGGGCCCGAGGACGCGGTCATTTCCGATGCCCTGAACCACGCGTCAATCATCGACGGCATACGGCTTTGCAAGGCCCAGCGCTACCGCTATGCCAACAGCGACATGGCGGATCTGGAAACGCAGCTCAGGAATGCGGCTGACGCCCGAACCCGGCTGATCGCCACCGACGGCGTCTTTTCGATGGACGGGTACATCGCCAAGCTGGACCAGATTTGTGAGCTTGCTGAGCGCTACGACGCGCTCGTGATGATCGACGACTGTCACGCCACCGGTTTTGTCGGTCCGACAGGTCGGGGTTCAGCAGAGCACCACGGCGTCATGGATCGGGTCGATATCTTTACATCCACCCTGGGCAAAGCGCTTGGGGGAGGCTCCGGCGGGTTTACCACCGGACGCCAGCCCGTGATCGACATGCTGCGTCAGCGATCGCGCCCTTACCTCTTCTCCAACACCCTTGCACCCGCGATTGTCGGTGCCAGCATCAAGGTGTTTGAGCTTATGGACTCAAGCGACGGCCTTCGCCGACAGCTCAACGAGAACACGCGCTATTTTCGGGAGCAGATGACGGCCGCCGGGTT
This genomic window from Pseudomonadota bacterium contains:
- the kbl gene encoding glycine C-acetyltransferase, producing MSAAQDRLKLELKQIQADGLYKTERVISTPQRVAIVADGQEVLNFCANNYLGLADHPEVIAAAHQALDEHGFGLASVRFICGTQDLHKQLERQISEFFGTEDTILYPSCFDANGGLFETILGPEDAVISDALNHASIIDGIRLCKAQRYRYANSDMADLETQLRNAADARTRLIATDGVFSMDGYIAKLDQICELAERYDALVMIDDCHATGFVGPTGRGSAEHHGVMDRVDIFTSTLGKALGGGSGGFTTGRQPVIDMLRQRSRPYLFSNTLAPAIVGASIKVFELMDSSDGLRRQLNENTRYFREQMTAAGFTILPGEHPICPVMLGDAELSQEMARRLMDEGIYCIGFFYPVVPKGQARIRLQISAAHTREHLDRAIAAFGKVGNALGVV